One part of the Musa acuminata AAA Group cultivar baxijiao chromosome BXJ1-5, Cavendish_Baxijiao_AAA, whole genome shotgun sequence genome encodes these proteins:
- the LOC135674007 gene encoding protein WEAK CHLOROPLAST MOVEMENT UNDER BLUE LIGHT 1-like gives MIKSETQSLVFIDYIHNPQAEVNNGSASKLPESLKKDDVNRAYVDTAAPFESVKEAISKFGGLIDWEAQTLEEVLKLSSPRSSSRTSKLLESLKKVNINQAYIDTAAPFESVKDAISKFGGTVDWEAQTAVTIERHKHVHLELEKAQEEIMKCKEQYEAVESIKEDVTKELSSMKRLVEELKQSLEKAQPREAQVKQDSELIDVRLKEIEQRIANFASVAANTDGVEIDKERIADFTAAVAELRLVKQELESMESERVVLVDERNTALRKAKDFDVASKEIEKTIEDLNLELVATKESTELAHSAHLEAEEQRASAALALEQDKLIWQKELKHAEDEVEQLKEQLLSTDDVKSTLNRASSLLSRLKDELALYMKAKPNREAKSTQEHKLVDHTGDVKESNPLALNPKELDEARSRIEKANNEINCLRVASSSLKSELEMERASVSTLRQRNVLASVLVSSLEDELDRTKTELGKALERAAEEADRAKEIEEQAKDEACTMENVANSTLKDSSNLVTLSIEECFKLREKAKEAEEIANSRVISAIAQVNAAKDLGLRSLQELEEVKDMIQERKTALRAAEEKAKRATEGKLGMEQELRTWRAKQEEQRKARGAAKRLPELSNLDAAVEARSCVGKADAGIDESPLMANPKLQMTRSNTTNSIAASKRGKRSLFRRIAMLFTGKKTQPMG, from the exons atgatcaAATCAGAGACCCAATCCCTTGTGTTTATCGATTATATCCACAATCCACAAGCGGAGGTTAATAATGGCTCAGCATCTAAATTGCCTGAGAGCTTAAAGAAAGATGATGTGAACCGAGCATATGTTGACACTGCTGCACCTTTTGAATCTGTAAAGGAGGCCATAAGTAAATTTGGAGGACTGATTGATTGGGAAGCTCAAACTCTAGAG GAGGTGCTTAAACTAAGTTCTCCTCGCTCATCATCAAGAACATCAAAACTGTTGGAGAGTTTGAAGAAGGTCAATATCAACCAAGCATATATTGACACTGCTGCACCTTTTGAATCTGTTAAGGATGCTATAAGTAAGTTTGGAGGGACTGTTGATTGGGAAGCTCAAACTGCTGTGACTATAGAG AGGCACAAACATGTCCATCTTGAACTTGAGAAAGCACAAGAAGAGATCATGAAGTGTAAAGAACAATATGAAGCTGTAGAATCTATCAAGGAAGATGTGACCAAGGAGCTATCTTCTATGAAGAGACTTGTGGAAGAGCTAAAACAGAGCCTGGAGAAAGCACAACCTCGAGAGGCACAAGTAAAACAAGATTCCGAACTTATCGATGTAAGGTTGAAAGAAATAGAGCAAAGAATTGCTAACTTTGCAAGTGTTGCGGCCAATACTGATGGCGTCGAGATCGACAAAGAAAGAATTGCTGACTTTACAGCAGCAGTTGCAGAGTTGAGATTAGTGAAGCAAGAGCTGGAATCAATGGAAAGTGAGCGCGTTGTGTTAGTTGATGAAAGGAATACTGCGTTAAGGAAAGCTAAAGATTTTGATGTTGCATCGAAGGAGATCGAGAAAACCATTGAGGACCTAAACCTGGAGCTCGTCGCGACCAAGGAGTCGACTGAACTTGCCCATTCTGCACATCTCGAAGCAGAAGAACAAAGAGCAAGTGCAGCCTTGGCCTTGGAGCAGGATAAATTGATCTGGCAAAAGGAACTGAAGCACGCCGAAGATGAAGTAGAACAGCTCAAAGAGCAGCTCCTGTCGACAGATGATGTGAAGTCGACGCTGAACAGAGCATCTTCGTTGTTGTCCCGTCTAAAAGATGAACTAGCTTTGTACATGAAAGCAAAACCAAATCGAGAGGCAAAGAGCACTCAGGAACATAAGCTGGTAGATCACACAGGAGACGTAAAAGAGAGTAATCCATTGGCTTTGAATCCAAAGGAACTTGATGAAGCAAGGAGCAGAATTGAGAAAGCTAACAATGAAATCAACTGTCTAAGAGTTGCATCTTCTTCACTCAAATCTGAACTGGAAATGGAGCGAGCATCCGTGTCGACTCTGAGGCAGAGGAATGTCTTGGCATCTGTGTTAGTCTCATCTCTTGAAGATGAACTCGACAGGACAAAAACCGAACTAGGGAAGGCATTAGAACGAGCAGCCGAGGAAGCAGATCGGGCTAAGGAAATAGAAGAACAGGCCAAGGATGAAGCCTGTACGATGGAGAACGTAGCTAACTCCACACTCAAAGACTCATCAAACCTCGTAACTCTTTCGATCGAAGAGTGCTTCAAGCTCAGAGAGAAAGCTAAAGAGGCCGAGGAGATCGCTAACAGTAGAGTGATCTCCGCCATTGCGCAAGTTAATGCAGCAAAGGATCTGGGACTAAGGAGCTTACAGGAACTGGAGGAAGTGAAGGACATGATCCAAGAAAGGAAAACCGCGCTCAGAGCCGCAGAGGAGAAGGCTAAGAGGGCGACGGAGGGAAAGCTAGGAATGGAGCAGGAGCTACGGACATGGAGAGCTAAGCAAGAAGAGCAAAGGAAGGCGAGAGGTGCTGCAAAGAGGTTGCCTGAACTTTCGAATCTCGACGCTGCTGTAGAAGCGAGGAGTTGTGTGGGGAAAGCAGACGCTGGTATCGATGAGAGTCCATTAATGGCGAATCCCAAGCTGCAGATGACACGATCGAACACGACCAATTCCATCGCTGCCTCCAAACGAGGGAAGCGATCGCTGTTCCGGCGGATAGCCATGCTCTTCACCGGGAAGAAGACTCAGCCAATGGGGTGA